The following coding sequences are from one Nicotiana tomentosiformis chromosome 3, ASM39032v3, whole genome shotgun sequence window:
- the LOC104087181 gene encoding uncharacterized protein At4g06598-like, giving the protein MANSKGPSSMRHMMYNGKSSLLPPKSPFPSTCPSYVDYPPSSAVTQKGISKCRDGSHHQRTSSESCLIEEQPSWLDDLLNEPETPVRRGGHRRSSSDSFTYFDAANIANLDYIAQDDNKFRNITPVASWGSQDFDYYKDARHATFHVDRNSSNQQKSRSRDASPNAKPHLRGFPPSRENVKTQSLGSSFLPQEGEGPKSAGSDKQDLLESVTPDPKGSGEKKDSSHSKSSASENDMKRAKQQFAQRSRVRKLQYISELERNVQVLQAEGSEVSAELEFLNQQSLILSMENKALKQRLENLAQEQMIKYLEHEVLERERGRLRALYQQQQLPQSQQQQQSSSSRRRSTSRDLDQQFANICLKHKDGSGQLHM; this is encoded by the exons ATGGCAAATTCCAAAGGGCCATCTAGCATGAGACATATGATGTACAATGGAAAGAGCTCTTTACTGCCTCCTAAAAGTCCGTTTCCTAGCACATGTCCCTCGTATGTTGATTATCCCCCTAGTTCTGCAGTCACCCAAAAGGGCATCTCGAAATGCAGAGATGGTTCACACCATCAGCGTACTTCTTCTGAAAGCTGTCTTATAGAGGAGCAACCATCTTGGTTAGATGATCTTCTTAATGAGCCGGAAACTCCTGTACGCAGAGGTGGCCACCGGCGTTCATCTAGTGACTCCTTTACATATTTTGATGCTGCTAATATTGCAAACTTAGATTACATAGCGCAAGATGATAACAAATTCAGAAATATAACTCCTGTCGCTTCCTGGGGATCCCAAGACTTTGATTATTACAAAGATGCTCGGCATGCCACATTTCATGTTGATCGAAACTCCTCAAACCAACAAAAGAGTAGGTCAAGGGATGCGTCTCCAAATGCCAAACCACATCTCCGTGGTTTTCCACCTTCTAGGGAAAATGTCAAGACTCAGAGCTTGGGATCATCATTTCTTCCACAAGAAGGAGAGGGGCCCAAATCTGCAGGAAGTGACAAGCAGGATTTACTTGAGTCTGTCACTCCTGATCCAAAGGGATCTGGTGAAAAAAAGGATTCTTCTCACAGTAAGAGTTCTGCATCAGAAAATGACATGAAACGTGCAAAGCA ACAATTTGCTCAACGTTCACGAGTTAGGAAGCTTCAATACATATCTGAACTGGAAAGAAATGTTCAAGTTCTGCAG GCTGAAGGTTCTGAGGTATCCGCTGAGCTTGAATTCCTTAACCAGCAGAGTCTTATTCTCAGCATGGAGAATAAAGCCCTAAAGCAGCGCTTAGAAAACTTAGCGCAAGAACAGATGATTAAGTATT TGGAGCATGAAGTACTCGAAAGAGAAAGAGGAAGACTACGAGCATTATATCAGCAACAGCAACTGCCACAGTCACAGCAGCAACAGCAATCATCTTCCAGCCGTCGGCGCAGCACTAGTAGGGATCTTGATCAACAATTTGCAAACATCTGTTTGAAACATAAAGACGGTTCAGGCCAACTTCACATGTGA